In Rhinolophus ferrumequinum isolate MPI-CBG mRhiFer1 chromosome 18, mRhiFer1_v1.p, whole genome shotgun sequence, a genomic segment contains:
- the UBL5 gene encoding ubiquitin-like protein 5, whose product MIEVVCNDRLGKKVRVKCNTDDTIGDLKKLIAAQTGTRWNKIVLKKWYTIFKDHVSLGDYEIHDGMNLELYYQ is encoded by the exons ATGATCGAGGTGGTTTGCAACGACCGTCTGGGGAAGAAGGTCCGCGTGAAGTGCAA CACCGATGACACCATCGGGGACCTTAAGAAGCTCATCGCAGCCCAAACTGGTACCCGTTGGAACAAGATCGTACTAAAGAAGTG GTACACGATTTTTAAGGACCACGTTTCTCTGGGGGACT ATGAAATCCACGATGGGATGAACCTGGAGCTTTATTACCAATAG